The proteins below come from a single Streptomyces tubercidicus genomic window:
- a CDS encoding allantoate amidohydrolase: MWEELRPLGRDSSSGGYRRYAWTGADADCRAWFRAQAEARGLAYELDRNGNQWAWSGATGYQDVAPGDAVVTGSHLDSVPDGGAFDGPLGVVSSFAALDELRRRGAEFGKPLAIVNFGDEEGARFGLACVGSRLAAGALTTEAAHQLRDGDGITLPQAMERAGYDPEAIGPDPERLARIGAFVELHVEQGRALDLSGDPVGIASAIWPHGRWRFDFRGEANHAGTTRLEDRRDPMLSYAATVLAAREQARLAGALATFGKISVEPNGVNAIPSLVRGWLDSRAPDQDTLDTVISGIERAAAERAARDGVDLTVVRESFTPVVEFQHALRDELSAILGKTGERPVPVLGTGAGHDAGILSGTVPTAMLFVRNPTGVSHSPAEAADEDDCVAGVTALADVLEGLACR, encoded by the coding sequence ATGTGGGAGGAGCTGCGGCCGCTCGGCCGTGACTCCTCCTCCGGGGGCTACCGCCGTTACGCCTGGACCGGCGCCGACGCCGACTGCCGCGCGTGGTTCCGGGCCCAGGCCGAGGCCCGTGGACTCGCCTACGAACTGGACCGCAACGGCAACCAGTGGGCCTGGTCCGGCGCCACCGGCTACCAGGACGTGGCCCCCGGCGACGCCGTCGTCACCGGCTCGCACCTGGACTCCGTACCGGACGGCGGCGCCTTCGACGGCCCGCTGGGCGTCGTCTCCTCCTTCGCCGCGCTCGACGAACTCCGGCGGAGGGGAGCGGAGTTCGGCAAGCCCCTGGCGATCGTCAACTTCGGCGACGAGGAAGGCGCCCGCTTCGGACTGGCCTGTGTCGGCTCCCGGCTCGCCGCCGGCGCGCTGACCACCGAGGCCGCGCACCAGCTGCGCGACGGCGACGGCATCACCCTCCCGCAGGCCATGGAGCGCGCCGGATACGACCCCGAGGCCATCGGCCCGGACCCCGAACGGCTCGCCCGGATCGGCGCGTTCGTCGAACTGCACGTCGAGCAGGGCCGGGCCCTGGACCTCTCCGGCGACCCGGTCGGCATCGCCTCCGCCATCTGGCCGCACGGCCGCTGGCGGTTCGACTTCCGGGGCGAGGCCAACCACGCCGGCACCACCCGCCTGGAGGACCGCCGCGACCCGATGCTCAGCTACGCCGCGACCGTGCTCGCCGCCCGCGAGCAGGCCCGGTTGGCCGGTGCCCTGGCCACCTTCGGGAAGATCAGCGTGGAGCCGAACGGCGTCAACGCGATCCCCTCGCTGGTCCGCGGCTGGCTGGACTCCCGCGCCCCCGACCAGGACACCCTCGACACCGTGATCAGCGGGATCGAGCGGGCCGCCGCCGAGCGCGCGGCCCGCGACGGGGTGGACCTGACCGTCGTCCGCGAATCCTTCACCCCCGTCGTGGAGTTCCAGCACGCCCTGCGGGACGAGCTGAGCGCGATCCTCGGCAAGACGGGGGAGCGGCCCGTGCCCGTCCTGGGCACCGGCGCCGGGCACGACGCCGGTATTTTGTCCGGCACCGTCCCCACCGCGATGCTGTTCGTCCGCAACCCCACCGGCGTCTCGCACTCGCCCGCCGAAGCGGCCGACGAGGACGACTGCGTCGCCGGGGTCACCGCACTCGCCGACGTACTGGAGGGGCTGGCGTGCCGCTGA
- a CDS encoding formimidoylglutamate deiminase — protein MPLTTQTTPTTYWLEHAWLGTHVEPGVALDTADGRITAVRTGADTPPPGATTLRGLTLPGLANAHSHAFHRALRGTVQVGSGTFWTWREVMYSVADRLTPDTYYALARAAYAEMALAGITCVGEFHYLHHAPGGTRYRDPNAMGEALLSAAAEAGIRITLLDTAYLSAGFGALPNHHQLRFSDGTADRWAQRAGALKEQAHARIGAAIHSVRAVPAGQLGTVADWARERQAPLHVHLSEQTAENDACRDAHGVTPTQLLADHGALGHRTTAVHATHLTDEDIALLGGSRTGVCMCPTTERDLADGIGPAARVQRSGSPLSLGSDSHAVIDLLEEARAMELDERLRTRTRGHWTAAALLRAATADGHAALGWDDAGTLEAGALADLTTIALDSVRTAGPLPRMAAETAVFAASAADVRHTIVGGRQIVRDGVHTLVPDVPTALAESIAAVRG, from the coding sequence GTGCCGCTGACGACGCAGACCACACCGACGACGTACTGGCTCGAACACGCCTGGCTCGGCACCCATGTCGAGCCGGGCGTGGCCCTGGACACCGCGGACGGGCGGATCACCGCCGTCCGCACCGGCGCCGACACCCCGCCGCCCGGCGCCACCACGCTGCGCGGACTGACCCTCCCCGGTCTCGCCAACGCCCACTCGCACGCCTTCCACCGCGCCCTGCGCGGGACCGTGCAGGTCGGCAGCGGCACCTTCTGGACCTGGCGCGAGGTCATGTACAGCGTCGCCGACCGGCTGACCCCCGACACCTATTACGCCCTCGCCCGCGCCGCCTACGCCGAGATGGCACTGGCCGGCATCACCTGCGTCGGCGAATTCCACTATCTGCACCACGCGCCCGGCGGCACCCGCTACCGCGACCCCAACGCCATGGGCGAGGCACTGCTCTCCGCCGCCGCCGAGGCCGGTATCCGCATCACCCTCCTGGACACCGCCTATCTCTCGGCCGGCTTCGGCGCCCTGCCCAACCACCACCAGCTGCGCTTCTCCGACGGCACCGCCGACCGCTGGGCCCAGCGTGCCGGCGCACTCAAGGAGCAGGCACACGCCCGCATCGGCGCCGCCATCCACTCCGTACGCGCCGTCCCCGCCGGTCAGCTCGGCACCGTCGCGGACTGGGCCCGCGAACGGCAGGCCCCGCTGCACGTCCACCTCTCGGAGCAGACCGCCGAGAACGACGCCTGCCGCGACGCCCACGGCGTCACCCCCACCCAACTGCTCGCCGACCACGGCGCGCTGGGCCACCGCACCACCGCCGTGCACGCCACCCACCTCACCGATGAGGACATCGCGCTGCTCGGCGGCTCCCGCACGGGCGTGTGCATGTGTCCCACCACCGAACGCGACCTGGCCGACGGCATCGGCCCGGCCGCCCGGGTCCAGCGGAGCGGCAGCCCGCTCTCCCTCGGCAGCGACAGCCACGCCGTCATCGACCTGCTCGAAGAGGCCCGCGCCATGGAGCTCGACGAACGGCTGCGCACCCGCACCCGCGGGCACTGGACGGCCGCCGCCCTGCTGCGCGCCGCGACCGCCGACGGTCACGCCGCGCTGGGCTGGGACGACGCCGGAACGCTCGAAGCCGGGGCGCTCGCCGACCTCACCACGATCGCACTGGACTCCGTACGCACCGCCGGACCACTGCCCCGGATGGCCGCCGAAACGGCCGTATTCGCCGCCTCCGCGGCGGACGTACGACACACCATCGTCGGCGGGCGGCAGATCGTCCGGGACGGTGTGCACACTCTTGTCCCCGACGTACCCACCGCCCTCGCAGAATCCATCGCCGCCGTACGCGGCTGA
- the hutI gene encoding imidazolonepropionase, producing the protein MTTTSAPTTAITHIAQLVTNDPSLGEGPLGLIQDAAVVIDGDRIAWVGESSKAPATDNAVDAGGRAAIPGFVDSHSHLVFAGDRTAEFNARMSGRPYSAGGIRTTVAATRAATDEALHTNVARYLAEALRQGTTTQETKSGYGLTVEDEARALRIAAEHTDEVTFLGAHIVSPDYADDPAGYVDLVTGPMLDACAPHARWVDVFCEKGAFDGDQARAVLTAGKARGLVPRVHANQLGHGPGVQLAVELGAASADHCTHLSAADIDALAQSDTVATLLPGAEFSTRAQWPDARPLLDAGATVALSTDCNPGSSFTSSMPFCIALAVRDMGMTPDEAVWAATAGGARALRRTDVGRIAPGARADLALLDAPSHVHLAYRPGVPLVSAVWHKGVLI; encoded by the coding sequence ATGACGACGACCTCCGCGCCCACCACCGCCATCACCCACATCGCCCAGCTCGTCACCAACGACCCCTCCCTCGGCGAAGGCCCCCTCGGTCTGATCCAGGACGCGGCGGTCGTCATCGACGGCGACCGCATCGCCTGGGTCGGTGAGTCCAGCAAAGCACCCGCCACTGACAACGCCGTCGACGCCGGCGGCCGGGCGGCCATCCCCGGCTTTGTCGACTCCCACTCCCACCTGGTCTTCGCCGGTGACCGTACCGCGGAGTTCAACGCCCGGATGTCCGGCCGCCCTTACTCCGCCGGCGGCATCCGCACCACCGTCGCCGCCACCCGCGCCGCCACCGACGAGGCCCTGCACACGAACGTCGCCCGCTACCTCGCCGAGGCGCTCCGCCAGGGCACCACCACCCAGGAGACCAAGTCCGGCTACGGCCTCACCGTCGAGGACGAGGCCCGCGCCCTGCGCATCGCCGCCGAGCACACCGACGAGGTCACCTTCCTCGGCGCGCACATCGTCTCGCCCGACTACGCCGACGACCCGGCCGGCTACGTCGACCTGGTCACCGGCCCGATGCTGGACGCCTGCGCCCCGCACGCCCGCTGGGTCGACGTCTTCTGCGAGAAGGGCGCCTTCGACGGCGACCAGGCCCGCGCCGTCCTCACCGCGGGCAAGGCCAGGGGCCTGGTGCCGCGGGTGCACGCCAACCAGCTCGGCCACGGCCCCGGCGTCCAGCTCGCCGTCGAACTCGGCGCCGCCTCCGCCGACCACTGCACCCACCTCAGCGCCGCCGACATCGACGCCCTCGCACAGTCCGACACCGTCGCCACCCTGCTCCCGGGCGCCGAGTTCTCCACCCGCGCCCAGTGGCCGGACGCCCGTCCGCTGCTGGACGCCGGTGCCACCGTCGCGCTGTCCACGGACTGCAACCCCGGTTCGTCCTTCACCAGCTCGATGCCGTTCTGCATCGCGCTGGCCGTCCGCGACATGGGAATGACGCCCGACGAGGCCGTGTGGGCGGCGACCGCGGGCGGCGCCCGCGCCCTGCGCCGCACGGACGTCGGCCGGATCGCCCCCGGCGCCCGCGCCGACCTCGCCCTCCTGGACGCGCCCTCACACGTCCACCTCGCCTACCGGCCGGGCGTCCCGCTCGTATCGGCCGTGTGGCACAAGGGAGTTCTCATCTGA
- a CDS encoding RNA polymerase sigma factor SigF has protein sequence MAEIDDLPEIPPFDEVGPVDARALSKTLFERLETLEEGTHEFAYVRNTLVELNLALVKFAASRFRSRSEPMEDIVQVGTIGLIKAIDRFEIGRGVEFPTFAMPTIVGEIKRFFRDTSWSVRVPRRLQELRLDLAKAGDELAQKLDRAPTVHELAARLDISRDEVVEGMAASNAYTASSLDAQPEEDDSEGALADRIGYEDHGLEGIEYVESLKPLIAELPPRDRKILSLRFVANMTQSEIGEELGISQMHVSRLLSRTLVRLRKGLMIEE, from the coding sequence ATGGCTGAGATCGACGATCTGCCCGAGATCCCGCCGTTCGACGAGGTGGGCCCGGTGGACGCGAGGGCTCTGTCCAAGACCCTCTTCGAGCGACTCGAAACGCTTGAGGAAGGCACGCACGAATTCGCGTACGTCCGCAACACCCTGGTCGAGCTCAACCTCGCGCTGGTGAAGTTCGCGGCCTCCCGGTTCCGCTCCCGCAGTGAGCCCATGGAGGACATCGTCCAGGTCGGCACGATCGGCCTGATCAAGGCGATCGACCGCTTCGAAATCGGCCGTGGCGTCGAGTTCCCGACGTTCGCCATGCCGACCATCGTCGGCGAGATCAAGCGTTTCTTCCGCGACACCAGCTGGTCGGTGCGGGTGCCGAGGCGCCTGCAGGAGCTGCGCCTGGACCTCGCCAAGGCGGGCGACGAGCTCGCGCAGAAGCTGGACCGCGCCCCCACGGTGCACGAACTCGCCGCGCGCCTCGACATCAGCCGTGACGAGGTCGTCGAGGGGATGGCCGCGAGCAACGCGTACACCGCGAGCTCGCTGGACGCCCAGCCCGAGGAGGACGACAGCGAAGGCGCGCTGGCGGACCGCATCGGCTACGAGGACCACGGTCTCGAAGGCATCGAGTACGTGGAGTCCCTCAAGCCGCTGATCGCCGAACTCCCGCCGCGCGACCGCAAGATCCTCTCCCTGCGGTTCGTCGCCAATATGACGCAGTCCGAGATCGGCGAGGAGCTGGGCATCTCCCAGATGCATGTCTCCCGTCTGCTCTCCCGCACCCTCGTCCGGCTCCGCAAGGGGCTGATGATCGAGGAGTGA